Proteins encoded by one window of Kiritimatiellales bacterium:
- a CDS encoding exopolysaccharide biosynthesis polyprenyl glycosylphosphotransferase, protein MTRIENITIDSGPAHRQAGVRRRFISVLCLHLTDGAVLSLAALIGGFVLLWLRGVPLSMEKAVFFLPVWWVGSWMMRLTPGWGLSAPESLRRIEILLLILFGIEITVAFLQKDIANSRIFFLTAYLIAAVFIPLARVLAKKILIELNLWGAPSVIYGTRASIPLITGALKKDRSLGFIPVMVFSDEYRQGTIVNGLPVLGGLQNMTCNASVAIVALPDISSGGLLALLDGPLQDYRTILLVPDMQDTPSLWIKPCDLQGLLGLEIQQNLLAPLSRFVKRSLEFLITLLFLPVWGALCLIMMLLVWVQDFHAPIYAQERIGMKYRPFKAYKLRTMVPDAEKVLQRKLAASPALRAEWEQSYKLKKDPRITWMGKFLRKTSLDELPQLWCVLTGKMALVGPRPLPKYHHDQLTPRTRRLRVKVRPGITGLWQVSGRSDSGIEGMDKWDCYYVTNWSIWLDIVILTRTVRVVLFGIGAY, encoded by the coding sequence ATGACACGGATCGAAAATATCACGATCGACAGCGGTCCGGCACACCGGCAGGCGGGTGTCCGCCGGCGGTTCATCAGTGTGTTATGCCTGCATTTAACTGACGGAGCTGTTCTCTCTTTAGCGGCGCTCATCGGGGGGTTCGTACTGCTTTGGTTGCGCGGTGTTCCGCTGAGCATGGAGAAAGCAGTGTTTTTCCTGCCGGTGTGGTGGGTCGGGTCGTGGATGATGCGCCTTACGCCGGGATGGGGGTTGAGCGCGCCTGAAAGCCTGCGGCGGATAGAAATTCTGCTGCTCATCCTGTTCGGCATTGAAATAACGGTGGCTTTTTTACAGAAAGACATCGCGAACAGCCGGATTTTTTTTCTTACCGCCTATCTGATCGCCGCGGTGTTCATTCCGCTGGCACGGGTTCTGGCCAAAAAAATATTGATAGAACTGAACTTATGGGGCGCTCCATCCGTTATTTACGGAACACGGGCATCCATTCCGCTGATTACCGGGGCATTGAAGAAAGACAGATCTCTCGGATTTATTCCGGTCATGGTGTTCAGCGATGAGTACCGGCAGGGAACGATTGTAAACGGGCTGCCGGTGCTCGGCGGGCTGCAGAATATGACCTGTAATGCCTCTGTTGCTATTGTGGCGCTGCCGGATATATCGTCAGGCGGTTTGCTGGCACTGCTGGACGGGCCGCTGCAGGACTATCGAACCATTCTGCTGGTCCCGGATATGCAGGATACGCCGTCGTTATGGATTAAGCCCTGCGATTTGCAGGGGCTGCTCGGCCTGGAGATACAGCAGAATCTGCTTGCTCCTCTGTCCAGATTTGTGAAACGGAGTTTAGAGTTTCTCATCACTCTGCTGTTTTTACCGGTTTGGGGGGCGCTGTGTTTGATCATGATGCTGCTGGTTTGGGTACAGGATTTTCATGCGCCGATTTATGCACAGGAGCGGATCGGAATGAAATATCGACCGTTTAAAGCATACAAACTGCGGACCATGGTTCCCGATGCAGAAAAAGTGCTGCAGAGAAAACTGGCCGCAAGTCCGGCATTGCGCGCAGAATGGGAACAATCGTATAAACTGAAAAAAGATCCGCGAATTACATGGATGGGTAAATTTCTTAGAAAAACATCACTGGACGAGCTTCCGCAGCTGTGGTGTGTGCTGACCGGAAAAATGGCGCTGGTTGGTCCGCGTCCGCTGCCAAAATACCATCACGATCAATTAACTCCGCGTACCCGCCGGTTACGTGTAAAGGTTCGCCCCGGCATCACGGGGTTGTGGCAGGTTTCCGGGCGGAGCGATTCCGGGATTGAAGGAATGGATAAATGGGACTGCTATTACGTCACCAACTGGTCAATATGGCTGGATATCGTTATTCTGACCCGCACAGTCCGTGTAGTGCTTTTTGGTATCGGAGCGTATTAA
- a CDS encoding glycosyltransferase family 4 protein, whose translation MAKHHDVWVLTRTNNREAIGAELAKHPVPGLHFIYYDLPIWARWWKKGGRGVQLYYYLWQRFSWPVIKSAHAIQHFDLTHHVTFGKYWIPSMLPKLPVPFVWGTVGGGESMPGAFFKNLRFKDALSELSRVIARWLGEHLPGVRATARRSAIALASTQETAARLQQLGCRRVKIVPQCALAVSRCKHLLALPDPPADPLRFISIGRPLHWKGFHLGIKAFAAASLPDAEYWIIANGTRRERLETLVHSLKIGARVRFLDKLSSLEDVYGVLSHCHVLVHPALHEAFGNVVLEAMAAGRPALTLDLGGPALQVKKGGGIAVPVHTPDSSVAALADVMREIADNPAVLARLSKEAREQVQRNMTWETRMADISSAYGYAMQCKNEDSSSS comes from the coding sequence ATGGCAAAGCATCATGATGTGTGGGTGCTGACGCGCACCAATAACCGCGAGGCGATCGGCGCGGAACTGGCAAAACACCCGGTGCCGGGGTTGCATTTTATCTATTATGACCTGCCGATATGGGCACGCTGGTGGAAAAAGGGCGGCCGGGGTGTGCAGCTTTATTATTACCTTTGGCAGCGGTTCAGCTGGCCGGTAATAAAGTCTGCTCATGCAATACAGCATTTTGATCTCACACACCATGTGACATTTGGTAAGTATTGGATTCCAAGCATGCTTCCCAAGCTGCCGGTTCCGTTTGTATGGGGCACAGTCGGGGGCGGAGAATCAATGCCTGGCGCTTTTTTCAAGAATCTTCGCTTCAAGGACGCACTGTCTGAATTGAGCCGCGTCATAGCCCGCTGGCTGGGCGAGCATCTCCCCGGCGTTCGTGCAACGGCACGCCGGAGTGCAATTGCCCTGGCATCCACTCAGGAAACGGCTGCCCGCTTGCAACAACTGGGATGCCGGCGGGTTAAAATTGTGCCTCAGTGTGCTCTGGCTGTTTCCAGGTGCAAGCACCTGCTCGCACTGCCCGATCCGCCCGCGGATCCCTTGCGATTTATAAGCATAGGCCGCCCGTTGCATTGGAAGGGGTTTCATCTGGGAATTAAAGCATTTGCTGCAGCCAGCCTGCCGGATGCCGAATATTGGATAATCGCCAATGGAACAAGACGGGAGCGTTTAGAAACTCTGGTACACAGCCTGAAAATAGGCGCACGTGTACGTTTCCTTGATAAACTTTCGAGCTTAGAGGACGTCTACGGCGTACTATCCCACTGTCATGTATTGGTTCACCCAGCGCTTCATGAGGCTTTCGGGAATGTTGTACTGGAAGCGATGGCGGCCGGTCGCCCCGCATTAACGTTGGATCTTGGCGGGCCGGCATTGCAGGTGAAGAAGGGAGGAGGAATCGCCGTTCCTGTTCACACGCCGGATTCCTCTGTGGCGGCACTGGCTGATGTGATGCGTGAGATAGCAGATAATCCTGCTGTACTTGCCCGCCTCTCAAAAGAAGCTCGGGAGCAGGTCCAGCGTAATATGACATGGGAAACCCGGATGGCCGATATTTCCAGTGCTTATGGTTATGCAATGCAGTGTAAAAATGAAGATTCTTCAAGTTCATAA
- a CDS encoding phosphotransferase translates to MPAVDQQLTFMLAGKQRSFRAVKRKGELRYIASHAKGSLKALSCFAAPTKRVPRLYLKLMGLFDFKIPGAAEAIGISESFLEQAAAALDTVPERVGMYVGEPTSRRKLVVIDTGKESSWVLKIAAGTDADQAILNERNSLELFSGSPDSAASAAVVRDIFFDSISIPKIQAVPPVCGREALLVERIRGRQLTPREFETFFFKNGGFKQQVSGFKREEEFPRRGAALPETVGEWIERSGVRAAGRLSPLIAACRECGALDLRSHTGVVHGDFAPWNVIQRTPASCPLSGRLKSQTGDSRMLSLIDWEFCRSSIPQIFDSAYACWCFAELLDQQISWIDKTLWYRLVALGALWKELREILIK, encoded by the coding sequence ATGCCTGCAGTGGATCAACAGTTAACGTTCATGCTCGCCGGGAAACAGCGTTCTTTTCGGGCAGTGAAACGGAAAGGAGAGCTGCGCTACATTGCTTCACATGCAAAAGGCAGTTTAAAGGCGTTGAGCTGTTTTGCCGCACCGACTAAGCGGGTCCCCCGGTTATACCTTAAGCTGATGGGACTCTTTGATTTTAAAATACCCGGTGCAGCAGAAGCGATCGGAATATCTGAATCTTTTCTTGAACAGGCTGCCGCCGCATTAGATACCGTGCCGGAGCGGGTTGGCATGTATGTCGGTGAACCGACCTCCCGCCGCAAGCTGGTGGTGATCGATACGGGAAAGGAATCCTCCTGGGTTTTAAAAATCGCAGCCGGAACAGATGCCGATCAGGCAATTCTGAACGAACGAAACAGCCTGGAGCTGTTTTCCGGCTCACCGGATTCCGCCGCCTCGGCTGCCGTTGTACGGGATATTTTTTTTGATTCCATCAGTATCCCGAAGATACAAGCTGTGCCTCCTGTTTGCGGGCGGGAGGCTCTGCTGGTTGAACGGATCAGGGGCCGGCAGCTGACGCCAAGGGAGTTTGAAACATTTTTTTTCAAAAACGGCGGGTTTAAACAGCAGGTGTCAGGTTTTAAACGGGAAGAAGAGTTTCCCCGGAGAGGTGCAGCACTCCCGGAGACGGTGGGCGAGTGGATTGAGCGCAGCGGAGTGCGCGCAGCCGGCCGGCTGAGCCCTCTCATTGCGGCCTGCCGCGAATGCGGCGCCCTCGATCTTCGCTCACATACCGGAGTTGTGCATGGCGATTTCGCCCCGTGGAATGTCATTCAGCGCACTCCGGCTTCATGTCCGCTCTCCGGTCGCTTAAAATCTCAAACCGGTGACAGCCGGATGCTGTCTCTGATTGACTGGGAATTCTGCCGCAGCAGCATTCCGCAGATTTTTGATTCCGCCTACGCCTGCTGGTGTTTTGCAGAATTACTTGATCAGCAAATCAGCTGGATTGACAAAACGTTATGGTATCGGTTGGTTGCACTGGGTGCGTTATGGAAAGAATTGCGTGAGATATTGATAAAATAA
- a CDS encoding glycosyltransferase family 4 protein, which yields MNGRSKIKLVIVGQTPPPYNGQAKMIKVLVDNLSKIYDVRFVRMNFSDSVSSAGKFSISKIWSLFALIGYTWKALGTRRDRYLYYPPASPNLVPVLRDIFFLLLTRLFCKGVILHFHAGGVSRFSETHFWLRPWLRLAYGKMALGIVNGESCPDDPGYFKAKHTVVVPHGLDMASTVPEPRLSCDGAFNILYVGIHTEDKGLFTLLDTVRILKQRGVDFKVRTVGSWYTDEEEKRFFRLRKDHGVEQAVDCVGRKTGDDLLREYQRADVLLFPTKYPWETMGIVQLEAMAHGLPVVASDWTGPRDVVVDGITGYLCPHDRPDVFADRLELLSKDDALRSRMGIAGRKRYNSMYTLECYMKRLEKAFRILENCDG from the coding sequence ATGAACGGGAGATCGAAGATAAAACTTGTAATTGTGGGGCAGACACCGCCGCCGTATAATGGTCAGGCCAAGATGATCAAGGTGCTGGTGGATAATTTATCAAAAATTTACGATGTCCGGTTTGTGCGCATGAATTTCAGTGATTCGGTAAGCTCCGCCGGGAAGTTTTCCATTTCAAAAATATGGAGTTTATTTGCACTTATTGGCTATACGTGGAAGGCTTTGGGGACCCGGCGGGACCGGTATCTCTATTACCCCCCTGCGTCGCCCAATCTGGTTCCCGTGCTGCGCGATATATTTTTTCTTTTACTGACGCGACTGTTCTGTAAAGGGGTCATTCTTCATTTCCATGCCGGCGGCGTTTCCCGTTTTTCCGAAACGCACTTCTGGCTGCGGCCCTGGCTGCGGCTGGCGTACGGGAAGATGGCCCTTGGTATCGTGAACGGGGAGTCCTGTCCCGATGATCCTGGATATTTCAAGGCAAAGCATACGGTGGTGGTGCCGCATGGATTAGACATGGCATCGACTGTCCCCGAACCCAGACTCAGCTGTGATGGAGCATTCAATATCCTGTATGTCGGTATTCACACGGAGGATAAGGGATTGTTTACCCTGTTGGATACGGTCAGGATTCTTAAACAACGGGGAGTTGATTTTAAGGTGCGGACAGTAGGCAGCTGGTACACAGACGAAGAAGAAAAGCGGTTCTTCAGGCTGCGAAAGGACCATGGTGTCGAACAGGCGGTGGACTGTGTCGGGCGGAAAACAGGGGACGATCTGTTGCGCGAATATCAGCGGGCGGATGTATTGCTCTTCCCGACAAAATATCCGTGGGAAACAATGGGCATCGTGCAGCTGGAGGCAATGGCACATGGTCTGCCCGTTGTGGCTTCCGACTGGACAGGGCCGCGGGATGTGGTTGTAGATGGCATAACGGGATACCTTTGTCCGCATGACAGACCGGATGTCTTTGCTGACAGGCTTGAGCTGCTGTCGAAAGATGATGCATTACGGAGTCGCATGGGAATCGCGGGCCGGAAGCGGTACAACTCCATGTATACGCTTGAGTGCTACATGAAACGCCTGGAAAAAGCATTCCGCATATTAGAAAATTGCGATGGATAA
- a CDS encoding NAD-dependent epimerase/dehydratase family protein, producing MMKKTVVTGGCGFVGRHLIARLLECGHEVHCVDPVVPLSGGILPEQWPVFNPCEYKTFHFYQQDCRQWFPEHPESDFDYAFHLAAMVGGREMIENNPLAVADDLSIDAHYWQWAVKTRPAKNVVFSSSAAYPIELQRPEHYLLLKEEMITFTDRIGMPDMTYGWAKLTNEYLAQLAYEKHGLKSVCYRPFSGYGEDQDDSYPFPGICKRILAHRGEPVITVWGSGRQMRDFIHIEDCITGILKTMDQIDDASALNLSTGIYTSFIEFAQSAAELCGFRPEIKGTSTKPEGVFARGGDTEKQKKQGFVPQMDFQEGIRRALEYYDRRM from the coding sequence ATGATGAAAAAAACAGTGGTAACCGGTGGCTGCGGGTTTGTCGGGCGGCATTTGATTGCGCGTCTGCTGGAGTGCGGTCATGAGGTGCATTGTGTGGATCCGGTGGTTCCGTTGAGCGGAGGCATTCTTCCGGAACAGTGGCCAGTTTTTAATCCATGCGAATATAAAACATTCCATTTCTATCAACAGGACTGCCGGCAGTGGTTCCCCGAGCATCCGGAGAGTGATTTTGACTATGCGTTTCACCTTGCGGCCATGGTCGGCGGGCGGGAGATGATCGAAAATAATCCTTTGGCTGTTGCGGATGATCTCTCTATCGATGCACACTACTGGCAGTGGGCGGTGAAGACCCGCCCCGCGAAAAATGTGGTGTTCAGTTCCAGCGCCGCCTATCCCATCGAGCTTCAGCGTCCGGAACATTACCTGCTGCTGAAAGAAGAGATGATTACATTCACCGATCGTATTGGAATGCCGGATATGACCTACGGCTGGGCCAAGCTGACCAATGAATACCTCGCACAGCTGGCGTATGAAAAGCACGGGTTAAAGTCGGTCTGTTACCGGCCGTTTTCCGGCTATGGAGAAGATCAGGATGATTCTTACCCGTTCCCGGGAATTTGTAAGCGGATTTTAGCACATCGCGGCGAACCGGTGATCACGGTATGGGGCAGCGGCCGGCAAATGCGGGACTTTATTCACATCGAGGATTGCATTACCGGTATTTTGAAGACCATGGATCAGATCGACGATGCTTCCGCGCTTAACCTGTCAACCGGCATTTATACGTCGTTCATTGAATTTGCACAGAGTGCGGCTGAACTGTGCGGGTTCCGTCCGGAGATCAAAGGGACTTCGACAAAGCCGGAAGGTGTGTTCGCCCGGGGAGGCGATACTGAAAAACAGAAAAAACAGGGATTTGTTCCTCAGATGGATTTTCAGGAAGGTATCCGGCGCGCACTTGAATATTACGACCGGCGGATGTAA
- a CDS encoding glycosyltransferase family 2 protein yields MKFSIITPALNQLAYLKRCIASIADQVAGSGIVDGCALPVEQELPAAQQPDSLTPEHALRVHHHIQDGCSTDGTVEYLKEYIARQQSTDTYQLTFTSEADGGMYDALNKGFSRATGEVFAWLNCDEQYLPGTLAKAAGFFLKYPEVDFIYGNALLLNENGSLLTYRKNPPLRRWYVQSDHLYTQSCAMFFRQHVFQETGCFDIQWKAVSDCDFITRLLKHGFKAGRMSEYLSVFFVTGQNLSNSRTGQDELIRWRTTAPPPVRMLHYPLRVLRYLEKYFSGGYRERFPLEYAVYLSGDSEHRSTFKPATGSARFIAWSR; encoded by the coding sequence ATGAAGTTTTCCATTATTACCCCTGCGTTGAATCAGCTGGCGTATCTCAAACGCTGTATCGCATCGATTGCCGATCAGGTGGCGGGAAGTGGTATAGTGGATGGTTGTGCGTTGCCGGTTGAGCAGGAGTTGCCGGCAGCTCAGCAGCCAGACAGCTTAACACCTGAACATGCGCTCCGTGTGCATCATCATATTCAGGACGGCTGTTCCACGGACGGTACCGTTGAGTATTTAAAAGAATACATTGCCCGGCAACAATCGACTGACACCTATCAGCTAACCTTTACCAGCGAAGCGGACGGCGGCATGTATGATGCACTCAATAAAGGGTTCAGCCGGGCGACCGGTGAGGTTTTCGCCTGGCTCAACTGCGATGAACAATATCTGCCGGGGACACTCGCAAAGGCGGCAGGTTTTTTTTTGAAATATCCGGAGGTGGATTTTATATATGGCAATGCATTGCTGCTGAATGAAAACGGCAGCCTGTTGACTTACCGGAAAAATCCGCCGCTGCGGAGATGGTATGTGCAGTCGGATCATCTTTATACACAAAGCTGTGCCATGTTTTTCCGGCAGCATGTTTTCCAGGAGACGGGCTGTTTTGATATACAGTGGAAAGCGGTAAGCGACTGCGACTTCATAACACGGCTGCTGAAGCATGGATTTAAAGCCGGTCGGATGAGTGAATATTTGTCGGTTTTTTTTGTGACGGGGCAGAATCTAAGCAACAGCCGGACAGGACAGGATGAGCTGATCCGGTGGCGGACAACCGCGCCGCCGCCCGTTCGTATGCTGCACTATCCACTGAGAGTGCTGCGCTATTTGGAAAAGTACTTTAGCGGCGGATATCGCGAAAGATTCCCGCTGGAATATGCTGTTTATCTGTCCGGTGACAGTGAGCATCGCAGCACCTTCAAGCCCGCCACCGGCTCAGCCCGTTTTATCGCATGGAGCCGATAA
- a CDS encoding glycosyltransferase family 4 protein: MKILQVHNYYQQAGGEDAVVAAELALLRERGHEVITYYKNNSGIVDRCSSPVDGGESGGQQSGLAMRHALGLLSVAFKTVWNRKTYREFRKLLHKEQPDVVHCHNTFPLVSPSIYWACAHAKVPVVQTLHNYRLLCLNAFLFRTTKRRHKTERTGSISLIPGSHQPSLDSSICEACLTKAFKWPGVRYSCYRGSKAGSLVVAMMLFTHKLLGTWTKKITAYIVLTEFQKQKMIEGGLPADKVLVKPNFIQVPGTGEPARAAVKAAAADEVPGREPQSTSLIFNALDRYALFVGRLSREKGVRILVRAWEMFQKTHCSSTHTGETSRHVRLVIAGDGPERDVLQGYMKEYGLESSILFAGKLPNQEVQQLMKQAEFLIFSSVWHETFGLTLIEAGINATPAIVADPTVTSSLVQDGKTGVFFSLGDEKNLADKIAWAFNHSDEMKKMGERAKEDFEQKYSAEVNYQQLIEIYKTVVKL; encoded by the coding sequence ATGAAGATTCTTCAAGTTCATAACTATTATCAGCAGGCGGGCGGCGAAGATGCGGTCGTGGCGGCAGAGCTTGCTCTGCTGCGCGAGCGTGGACATGAGGTGATAACTTATTATAAAAACAACAGCGGGATCGTCGATCGCTGTTCGTCTCCGGTTGACGGGGGAGAATCCGGAGGGCAGCAGTCAGGTCTCGCCATGCGTCATGCGCTTGGTCTTTTGAGCGTTGCGTTCAAGACGGTTTGGAATCGGAAGACATATCGGGAGTTCCGGAAGCTGCTGCACAAAGAGCAACCGGATGTTGTTCACTGCCACAATACTTTTCCGCTGGTTTCTCCCTCGATCTACTGGGCTTGCGCGCACGCAAAAGTGCCGGTGGTGCAAACGCTGCATAACTACCGGCTGCTTTGTCTGAATGCCTTTCTTTTTCGCACCACGAAAAGAAGGCATAAAACAGAGCGTACAGGAAGCATCAGCCTGATCCCCGGCAGCCACCAGCCATCACTGGACAGCTCAATCTGCGAGGCCTGCCTCACAAAGGCGTTTAAATGGCCGGGGGTGCGCTATTCATGTTATCGTGGGTCGAAAGCCGGCTCACTGGTGGTTGCGATGATGCTGTTCACTCATAAACTGCTGGGAACCTGGACGAAAAAAATAACGGCTTATATTGTACTAACGGAATTTCAAAAGCAAAAAATGATTGAAGGGGGTCTGCCGGCGGATAAGGTTTTAGTTAAACCTAATTTTATTCAGGTTCCAGGAACAGGGGAGCCGGCAAGAGCAGCGGTTAAAGCTGCGGCAGCAGATGAAGTGCCGGGAAGAGAACCGCAGTCCACAAGCCTGATTTTTAATGCCCTGGATCGATACGCTCTGTTTGTTGGACGGCTTAGCCGGGAAAAAGGAGTCCGGATTCTGGTGCGTGCATGGGAGATGTTTCAAAAAACTCATTGCAGCAGTACACACACCGGGGAAACCAGCCGCCATGTTCGACTCGTTATTGCCGGCGATGGTCCGGAACGTGATGTTCTTCAGGGATATATGAAAGAATACGGATTAGAGTCTTCAATTCTTTTTGCGGGTAAGTTGCCAAATCAAGAAGTTCAGCAGTTAATGAAACAGGCTGAGTTCCTTATCTTCTCTTCGGTGTGGCATGAAACGTTCGGTCTTACGTTAATTGAAGCCGGAATCAATGCTACACCGGCAATTGTCGCCGATCCCACAGTGACCTCATCGCTCGTACAAGACGGCAAAACAGGAGTATTCTTTTCTCTTGGAGATGAAAAAAATCTTGCTGATAAAATTGCGTGGGCATTCAACCATTCGGATGAGATGAAGAAGATGGGCGAACGTGCTAAAGAAGATTTTGAGCAGAAGTATTCAGCAGAAGTAAACTATCAGCAGTTAATTGAAATTTATAAGACAGTTGTGAAGTTGTAA
- a CDS encoding WecB/TagA/CpsF family glycosyltransferase — translation MRNKIVDALPLLLFTLVLSVFFLVRTLTGAVLPWWGAWGIGICWGSVILNYLIKAELFKQIGGFAITLLAVIILTGALIPKAQVTQFPQMASGWMVHTLEAGWNAVYTGDVVKQYSLKQQLMDYGESLSRLDPFRQGKMILFGLLGFAMAVVYLFPLEPIGLFKRAESSLKPLKTLKSKKRTVYLRRLLMLFAAGALFAFQVELLQVLSPTREVSLWGMIDGSLGLLAGLLLFVPVQFFYTALAEHRRKGSARFNVLGVGVDAVNMSDCLRRFQEIIEGNAPVQSSEFRVQSPADNCQPSTPNCNSSAEKFEVGSLKFGVSDAERFEVGSLKSEVSDAVSTANCQLSTPNCQLSTPNSQPSTPNRHSPVMTSALGVAGIIEARRSPRMQRILNESVLNTPDGMPLVWLGKLFGYRSIERVYGPDLLRDVCAYGADKGWRHFFYGAAPGVVEKLKAALEHKHPQIQIAGVYCPPFRPLTPEEEAGLIAQVAAAKPDVFWIGISTPKQLYFMDQMRGKLDCKIICPVGYAFDVNAGVQIDAPDWVKYAGLQWLHRAIKEPRLWKRYLPDNPRFMFEVMLQLLRCKKYPLFIHERPLHPFTDAEGYPRFPAGVVALSAMSLSGARDRILNWIATGQKHYVNVCTADTMVKCADQPRLAGIVSSAGLAATDGMPLVWLAHRYGFKHATRVYGPDLMLALCAATAEAVDGCSLAIDEKCPGVQCPDSSAAGKRPVSHFFYGATDKVLAQLKANLLEKFPGLQIAGMYSPPFRPLTAGEKADVIERINASGADIVWCGLGTPKQDYWVAEFQPELNAAAVIAVGAAFNFHAGEIPQAPRWMMRSGLEWLFRLGAEPKRLWRRYLIGNPRFILLVGGKLLRGNALHRSDH, via the coding sequence ATGAGAAATAAGATAGTCGATGCGTTGCCGCTGCTGCTGTTTACACTGGTGCTGAGCGTGTTTTTTCTGGTCCGTACTCTGACGGGTGCGGTTCTCCCGTGGTGGGGCGCATGGGGGATCGGAATTTGCTGGGGCAGCGTAATTTTAAATTATCTGATCAAAGCGGAGCTGTTTAAACAGATCGGCGGGTTTGCCATCACATTGCTGGCGGTGATCATCCTGACCGGCGCCCTGATCCCGAAAGCGCAGGTAACGCAGTTCCCGCAAATGGCTTCCGGCTGGATGGTGCACACGCTGGAGGCGGGCTGGAATGCAGTGTATACGGGTGATGTTGTCAAACAATACAGTTTGAAACAGCAGTTGATGGATTACGGGGAGAGTCTGAGCCGGCTGGATCCGTTCAGACAGGGTAAGATGATTTTATTCGGGCTGCTGGGGTTTGCGATGGCGGTGGTTTATCTGTTTCCGCTAGAGCCGATAGGATTGTTCAAACGGGCGGAGTCCTCATTGAAACCGTTAAAGACGTTGAAGTCGAAAAAGAGAACCGTCTATCTCCGTCGGCTTCTGATGCTCTTCGCTGCAGGAGCGCTGTTTGCTTTTCAGGTTGAACTGCTGCAGGTGCTCTCCCCGACCCGTGAGGTCTCCCTATGGGGCATGATAGACGGCAGCCTCGGTCTGCTGGCCGGTCTGCTGCTTTTTGTGCCGGTGCAGTTTTTTTATACGGCTCTGGCGGAACACCGGCGGAAGGGTTCTGCGCGGTTTAACGTGCTGGGCGTCGGCGTAGATGCAGTGAACATGAGCGATTGCCTCCGGCGATTTCAGGAAATCATCGAAGGCAATGCGCCGGTTCAGAGTTCAGAGTTCAGAGTTCAGAGTCCAGCAGACAACTGTCAACCATCAACTCCAAACTGCAACTCTTCCGCGGAGAAGTTTGAGGTTGGAAGTTTGAAGTTTGGAGTTTCGGATGCGGAGAGGTTTGAGGTTGGAAGTTTGAAGAGTGAGGTTTCAGATGCTGTTTCAACTGCCAACTGCCAACTATCAACTCCAAACTGTCAACTATCAACTCCCAACTCCCAACCATCAACTCCAAACCGTCATTCCCCCGTAATGACATCCGCGCTTGGAGTCGCCGGAATTATTGAGGCGCGCCGCAGCCCGCGCATGCAGCGGATTCTGAACGAGTCGGTGCTGAACACCCCGGACGGTATGCCACTGGTCTGGCTTGGCAAGCTGTTCGGATACCGGAGTATCGAGCGGGTGTACGGTCCTGATTTACTGCGCGATGTCTGCGCGTACGGCGCAGATAAAGGCTGGCGGCACTTTTTCTACGGCGCGGCGCCCGGCGTGGTTGAAAAACTGAAAGCAGCGCTGGAGCATAAGCATCCGCAAATTCAGATTGCCGGAGTTTACTGTCCGCCCTTCCGGCCATTGACGCCGGAAGAGGAGGCCGGTCTGATTGCACAGGTCGCCGCCGCGAAGCCGGATGTTTTCTGGATCGGAATCAGCACGCCGAAGCAGCTCTATTTTATGGATCAGATGCGCGGGAAGCTGGATTGTAAAATCATCTGTCCGGTCGGCTACGCCTTTGATGTAAATGCCGGTGTGCAGATCGATGCCCCCGACTGGGTGAAATATGCGGGATTGCAGTGGCTGCACCGCGCCATCAAGGAGCCGAGGCTGTGGAAGCGGTATCTGCCGGATAATCCCCGCTTTATGTTTGAAGTGATGCTGCAGCTTCTGCGCTGTAAAAAATATCCGCTCTTCATTCATGAGCGCCCGCTCCATCCCTTTACAGATGCAGAAGGATATCCGCGGTTCCCGGCCGGAGTTGTTGCGCTGTCCGCGATGAGCCTTTCCGGTGCGCGGGACAGGATTCTGAACTGGATTGCAACCGGTCAAAAACACTATGTCAATGTTTGTACGGCGGATACAATGGTTAAATGTGCGGATCAGCCGCGGCTGGCAGGCATTGTCTCCAGCGCCGGGCTGGCTGCTACCGATGGAATGCCGCTGGTCTGGCTGGCGCATCGCTATGGATTCAAACACGCGACGAGAGTTTACGGACCGGATCTGATGCTGGCGCTGTGTGCAGCAACGGCGGAAGCAGTGGATGGATGTTCGTTGGCTATTGATGAGAAATGCCCGGGGGTCCAATGTCCCGACAGCTCAGCAGCCGGCAAGAGGCCTGTTTCACACTTCTTTTATGGCGCCACCGACAAAGTCCTTGCTCAGCTGAAAGCAAACCTGCTGGAAAAATTTCCCGGCCTGCAGATCGCCGGAATGTATTCGCCGCCTTTCCGCCCTCTGACCGCCGGCGAAAAAGCAGATGTTATTGAGCGCATTAATGCGTCCGGTGCAGATATTGTCTGGTGCGGGCTCGGTACGCCGAAACAGGATTACTGGGTGGCGGAATTCCAGCCGGAACTGAATGCGGCGGCGGTTATTGCAGTCGGTGCAGCATTTAATTTCCATGCCGGCGAAATCCCGCAGGCTCCGCGCTGGATGATGCGCAGCGGACTGGAGTGGCTGTTTCGTCTGGGTGCGGAACCGAAACGGCTCTGGCGGCGCTATCTGATCGGCAATCCCCGGTTTATCCTGCTGGTCGGGGGAAAGCTTTTGCGCGGGAATGCGCTGCACCGTTCAGACCATTGA